One part of the Ziziphus jujuba cultivar Dongzao chromosome 2, ASM3175591v1 genome encodes these proteins:
- the LOC107418651 gene encoding loganic acid O-methyltransferase-like isoform X1, translating into MEAEGTRNELNEQHPMKGGDGLYSYANNFEIQRAASDATKQLINMAIAEKLDKEILLNSKTFRIADLGCSVGPNTFFAVQNIVEALESKYKQCQELNSQISEFLVLFNDHTTNDFNLLFTSLPQNRPYYAAGVPGSFYDRLFPKASLHFVHSSIAAILWLSGAPKEVMNKNSPDWNKGRIHYLNSGAQVVRAYKAQFVKDMEQFLQVRAQEIVYGGLMVLIISGIPNGTHHSQGLQCMTLDLLGSCLMGLVRKGIVSEEKVDSFNVPIYEMSPQELEAGVERNGCFSIETIEYIHHKRLDNHSHSVMNAKVFASHVRASLERIIKKHFGEDILDVLFDSFRKKIEENPSIFKSVKKVNFFVLLKRRAAN; encoded by the exons ATGGAAGCAGAGGGAACTAGGAATGAACTCAATGAACAACATCCAATGAAAGGTGGAGATGGCCTTTACAGCTATGCCAACAACTTCGAAATCCAG AGAGCAGCATCTGATGCCACCAAACAATTGATAAACATGGCAATTGCAGAAAAGCTCGATAAAGAAATCTTACTTAACTCCAAAACATTCCGCATTGCGGATTTGGGTTGCTCTGTTGGTCCTAACACATTCTTTGCCGTACAAAATATAGTTGAAGCATTGGAGTCCAAGTACAAGCAGTGCCAAGAACTGAATTCTCAAATCTCCGAGTTTCTTGTTCTCTTTAATGATCATACCACAAATGACTTCAACCTACTCTTCACTTCGCTCCCACAGAACAGGCCATATTATGCGGCAGGTGTGCCGGGATCTTTCTATGATCGCTTGTTTCCCAAGGCATCTCTACATTTTGTTCATTCTTCTATTGCTGCCATCCTTTGGCTTTCTGGAGCACCAAAAGAGGTGATGAACAAAAACTCTCCTGATTGGAATAAAGGCCGGATTCATTACTTGAATTCGGGGGCCCAAGTAGTTCGGGCCTATAAAGCTCAATTTGTGAAGGATATGGAGCAGTTTCTGCAAGTCAGGGCACAAGAAATTGTGTATGGAGGATTGATGGTACTCATTATTTCTGGTATCCCCAATGGAACTCATCATTCTCAAGGTCTGCAATGTATGACTTTAGACCTTCTAGGCTCTTGCCTCATGGGCTTGGTAAGAAAG GGAATAGTTAGTGAGGAGAAAGTGGATAGCTTTAATGTACCAATATATGAAATGTCTCCCCAGGAATTGGAAGCAGGTGTTGAAAGAAATGGATGTTTTAGTATAGAGACAATTGAATACATACATCACAAGAGATTAGATAATCATTCTCACTCTGTAATGAATGCCAAAGTATTTGCATCTCACGTAAGAGCTTCCTTAGAGAGGATTATCAAGAAGCATTTTGGTGAGGACATTTTAGATGTGCTATTTGACTCTTTCAGgaagaaaattgaagaaaatcccTCCATTTTCAAGTCAGtgaaaaaagtcaacttcttTGTCCTCCTTAAACGCAGGGCAGCAAATTAA
- the LOC107418651 gene encoding loganic acid O-methyltransferase-like isoform X2, protein MEAEGTRNELNEQHPMKGGDGLYSYANNFEIQRAASDATKQLINMAIAEKLDKEILLNSKTFRIADLGCSVGPNTFFAVQNIVEALESKYKQCQELNSQISEFLVLFNDHTTNDFNLLFTSLPQNRPYYAAGVPGSFYDRLFPKASLHFVHSSIAAILWLSGAPKEVMNKNSPDWNKGRIHYLNSGAQVVRAYKAQFVKDMEQFLQVRAQEIVYGGLMVLIISGIPNGTHHSQGLQCMTLDLLGSCLMGLVRKGETEERREMATEEARTVQEAYPTMGGDGLYTAGLRNYLYSICVCVYIYIYIDALI, encoded by the exons ATGGAAGCAGAGGGAACTAGGAATGAACTCAATGAACAACATCCAATGAAAGGTGGAGATGGCCTTTACAGCTATGCCAACAACTTCGAAATCCAG AGAGCAGCATCTGATGCCACCAAACAATTGATAAACATGGCAATTGCAGAAAAGCTCGATAAAGAAATCTTACTTAACTCCAAAACATTCCGCATTGCGGATTTGGGTTGCTCTGTTGGTCCTAACACATTCTTTGCCGTACAAAATATAGTTGAAGCATTGGAGTCCAAGTACAAGCAGTGCCAAGAACTGAATTCTCAAATCTCCGAGTTTCTTGTTCTCTTTAATGATCATACCACAAATGACTTCAACCTACTCTTCACTTCGCTCCCACAGAACAGGCCATATTATGCGGCAGGTGTGCCGGGATCTTTCTATGATCGCTTGTTTCCCAAGGCATCTCTACATTTTGTTCATTCTTCTATTGCTGCCATCCTTTGGCTTTCTGGAGCACCAAAAGAGGTGATGAACAAAAACTCTCCTGATTGGAATAAAGGCCGGATTCATTACTTGAATTCGGGGGCCCAAGTAGTTCGGGCCTATAAAGCTCAATTTGTGAAGGATATGGAGCAGTTTCTGCAAGTCAGGGCACAAGAAATTGTGTATGGAGGATTGATGGTACTCATTATTTCTGGTATCCCCAATGGAACTCATCATTCTCAAGGTCTGCAATGTATGACTTTAGACCTTCTAGGCTCTTGCCTCATGGGCTTGGTAAGAAAG GGAGAAAcagaagaaagaagagagatGGCAACAGAGGAAGCAAGGACTGTGCAAGAAGCATATCCAACGATGGGTGGAGATGGTCTCTACACAGCAGGTCTACGTAATTATTTATAtagtatatgtgtgtgtgtgtatatatatatatatatagatgctcTTATCTAG